The stretch of DNA GCGGAGTGGCCTCTTGCTCGCCGAGCGCGGCGCCGACGGCATCACCCTCGACTTTCCTGCCGGCGCCGCGCAGCCGTGCCAAGCCCCGCGGGGCCTTGCCGAGGCGCTCGGAATCGAACCGGTGGAATGCCTCAAGGCGAATGATTATCTCGTGGTGCTCCGCGACGAAGAAGCCGTGCGTAGCGCCAAGCCAGATTTTCGTGCGCTGGCAGAGGTCGAGTTGAGAGGTGTCGCCATTACGGCTCAGGGTAACGATGTCGATTTTGTGAGCCGCTTCTTCGCGCCGAGTTATGGCATCAACGAAGACCCTGTCACGGGAGCGGCCCACTGCTTGCTAGCGCCTTATTGGGCTGGCGTTCTCGGCAAGCAGCAACTCAAAGCCGAACAGGTGTCTTCACGAGGTGGCGAAGTGCTTTGTGCCGTCGCGGACGATCGCGTGTATCTCACCGGACAAGCGGTGCTCTACCTGGAGGGCGCCATCACGATCAATCGCTAAGAGCTACGCTTATCGACTCGGAGCCGATCGGCCTCCGCCTCATTGACCATCACGCGCTCAATCGCGGTCGCCCGGCCCGATTCGGCGTCGATCGTCACCAGGGCGCCGTTGATGCGCAGGTCCTTCTCCGCGA from Botrimarina mediterranea encodes:
- a CDS encoding PhzF family phenazine biosynthesis protein produces the protein MPIPLYQVDAFTNELFGGNPAAVCPLEEWLPDATLQAIAAENNLSETAFFSPEGDGFRLRWFTPIREVDLCGHATLATAFVLFERQGFRGDTLRFQSRSGLLLAERGADGITLDFPAGAAQPCQAPRGLAEALGIEPVECLKANDYLVVLRDEEAVRSAKPDFRALAEVELRGVAITAQGNDVDFVSRFFAPSYGINEDPVTGAAHCLLAPYWAGVLGKQQLKAEQVSSRGGEVLCAVADDRVYLTGQAVLYLEGAITINR